A region from the Rufibacter sp. DG15C genome encodes:
- a CDS encoding heavy metal-binding domain-containing protein, whose product MRRSFLAWALAIAMVSVSACDTTATKEEKTSTEATSTTKAEVPADSTATTTTQMAYICPMECKGSASMEPGKCPVCKMDLTKNPAYTAQ is encoded by the coding sequence ATGAGAAGATCATTTCTAGCTTGGGCCCTGGCGATAGCCATGGTCTCTGTAAGTGCCTGCGACACAACCGCTACCAAAGAGGAGAAGACTTCTACAGAAGCTACTTCCACTACAAAAGCTGAGGTTCCGGCAGACAGCACGGCCACCACTACCACGCAAATGGCGTATATCTGCCCTATGGAATGTAAGGGTAGCGCCAGCATGGAGCCCGGCAAGTGCCCCGTGTGCAAAATGGACCTGACCAAGAACCCAGCCTACACCGCACAGTAA
- a CDS encoding cyclopropane-fatty-acyl-phospholipid synthase family protein, which translates to MEVPSDWFSTWFDSPYYHILYKNRDAHEAQRFMDNLLEHLHPKATCKLLDLACGRGRHAIYLNQKGYDVTGIDLSEQSIAVAQQSENERLHFYVHDMRNIFRPDHFDFIFNLFTSFGYFQEDYENVVALRATTASIKPGGKLIIDFMNTQRVIDRLVLHETKEVDGITFDITRRVEMGFIIKTISFQDKGQDFHYQERVRALRYEEFIEYFQMCQLRLAEVFGDYHLGPFDPVKSERMIFVLKK; encoded by the coding sequence ATGGAAGTACCCTCAGATTGGTTTAGTACTTGGTTTGATTCGCCGTATTACCACATTTTGTACAAGAACCGAGACGCCCATGAGGCCCAGCGGTTCATGGACAACCTGCTGGAGCACCTGCACCCCAAAGCCACCTGCAAATTGCTGGATTTGGCCTGCGGACGGGGAAGGCATGCCATCTACTTAAATCAGAAAGGGTATGACGTGACCGGCATTGACCTCTCTGAGCAGAGCATTGCCGTGGCCCAGCAGTCTGAGAATGAGCGTCTGCATTTTTACGTGCATGACATGCGCAACATCTTCCGGCCAGACCACTTTGACTTTATCTTCAACCTGTTCACCAGCTTCGGGTATTTTCAGGAGGACTATGAGAACGTAGTGGCCTTGCGCGCTACTACGGCGTCCATCAAGCCCGGCGGAAAGCTCATCATTGACTTCATGAACACCCAACGCGTCATTGACCGGCTGGTGCTCCATGAGACCAAAGAAGTGGACGGCATCACCTTTGACATTACCCGGCGCGTAGAGATGGGCTTCATCATCAAGACCATCTCTTTCCAAGACAAGGGCCAGGACTTTCATTACCAGGAACGGGTGCGGGCGCTGCGCTATGAGGAGTTTATAGAATACTTCCAGATGTGCCAGCTGCGCCTAGCCGAAGTCTTCGGGGATTACCATTTAGGGCCTTTTGACCCTGTAAAAAGTGAACGCATGATTTTCGTGCTGAAAAAGTAA
- a CDS encoding zinc/iron permease, translating into MLVAVSILFFTVMLAGWLVKFLPQGNQRWLKILLAFSGAYLFALTILHILPDVLLSTQDPHRVGFYILAGFFLQLILEVFSHGVEHGHIHAHSHAHGHSHGIGAVPVLLLVSLIIHSFLEGSVLIQSRMAAQQAHSHLHSHAAVGDNFYHILAGIALHHIPAAIALMSVLVDRLHNFKKALAYLFLFAIASPLGLLFSNYVALEQLLTGEVFTVLSGLVVGNFLHISTTILFESSPEHRFNRGKLIATIAGASLAIGAGLL; encoded by the coding sequence ATGTTGGTAGCTGTCTCTATTCTGTTTTTTACCGTCATGCTGGCGGGTTGGCTGGTCAAGTTTCTGCCACAGGGCAACCAGCGCTGGCTTAAGATTCTGCTGGCCTTTAGCGGGGCCTATCTGTTTGCGCTCACCATTCTGCATATTCTGCCAGACGTGTTGCTTAGCACCCAGGACCCGCACCGCGTGGGCTTTTACATTCTGGCCGGTTTCTTTCTGCAGTTGATCCTGGAGGTCTTCTCGCATGGCGTAGAGCACGGACACATTCACGCGCACTCGCATGCCCACGGCCATAGTCACGGCATAGGGGCGGTGCCGGTACTCTTGCTGGTGTCTCTAATCATCCATTCATTCCTGGAAGGCAGCGTGCTTATCCAGTCCAGGATGGCCGCGCAACAGGCTCATTCTCATTTACACTCACACGCAGCCGTAGGGGACAACTTCTACCACATTCTGGCAGGTATTGCGTTGCACCATATTCCGGCGGCCATTGCGTTAATGTCTGTGCTGGTGGACCGGTTGCACAACTTCAAGAAAGCGTTGGCCTACCTTTTCCTGTTTGCCATTGCCTCGCCGCTGGGTCTTTTGTTCAGCAATTATGTAGCGCTGGAGCAACTCTTGACCGGCGAAGTCTTCACGGTTCTCTCTGGCCTGGTAGTAGGGAATTTCTTGCACATTTCTACCACCATCCTGTTTGAGAGCAGCCCTGAGCACCGGTTCAACCGCGGCAAACTCATCGCTACCATTGCCGGGGCCTCCTTGGCCATTGGCGCAGGCTTGCTGTAA
- a CDS encoding DUF2939 domain-containing protein has translation MKKPLLWILVLVLLAAGGYWFYDRYVQGPEYSLYQIKKAVDARDMAAIEKYVDITRTSTSLLEQTTQAGLAEMSETDRAMAGLFIGMMMASQKDKVLQTLRAELERYVREGKAGQGPPANMSPQEWEQVQSLMPLEKVLRESQLENSQLEDIAYVNQQDSLAVVGLELRVPSKQNPLILEVQMLDKGDHWQIVGLPNAGAFLKELGVLGSLQQIKIPKLPKLRF, from the coding sequence ATGAAAAAGCCTTTGCTCTGGATTCTTGTCTTGGTTCTGCTAGCCGCGGGCGGATATTGGTTTTATGACCGATACGTGCAAGGCCCGGAGTACTCCCTCTACCAGATTAAGAAGGCCGTAGACGCCCGGGATATGGCAGCCATTGAAAAGTACGTGGACATAACCAGAACTTCCACCAGCCTTTTAGAACAGACTACCCAGGCCGGCCTAGCCGAGATGTCTGAGACGGACCGTGCCATGGCCGGCTTGTTCATAGGCATGATGATGGCCTCGCAGAAAGACAAAGTGCTGCAAACGCTTCGGGCAGAACTGGAGCGCTACGTGCGCGAAGGAAAAGCTGGGCAGGGGCCGCCGGCCAACATGAGTCCGCAGGAATGGGAGCAGGTGCAATCCCTCATGCCCTTAGAGAAAGTGCTTCGTGAAAGCCAGCTGGAGAATAGTCAGTTAGAGGACATTGCTTACGTGAACCAACAAGACTCCCTGGCAGTGGTAGGGCTGGAGCTGCGCGTACCCTCTAAACAAAACCCCTTGATCTTAGAAGTGCAAATGCTGGACAAAGGCGACCACTGGCAAATAGTAGGCCTGCCCAATGCCGGGGCGTTTTTAAAAGAACTGGGCGTGCTAGGCTCCCTGCAACAAATCAAGATACCCAAACTGCCTAAACTACGGTTTTAA
- a CDS encoding GNAT family N-acetyltransferase produces MIELSQLADKHLPYFLEWINDEEVIKYSLAAFHGLSSKAEITEWFEGVLEDTESVNLAIIDSETQECLGYAALSNMSEASDGGEFFIFIGDKASWGKGIGTEVTKQMIEKGFTEQDLHWIILVVSKSNEGGVKAYQRAGFTIETMFRQRSMEDGKLHDTFLMSIRREEQEAA; encoded by the coding sequence ATGATTGAACTCTCCCAACTAGCCGATAAACACCTTCCGTACTTTCTGGAGTGGATCAATGACGAAGAAGTGATCAAATACTCTTTGGCGGCGTTTCATGGGCTTTCGTCTAAGGCAGAGATCACTGAGTGGTTTGAGGGAGTCCTAGAGGATACGGAGAGCGTGAACCTGGCCATTATTGACTCAGAGACGCAGGAATGCTTGGGCTATGCGGCTTTAAGCAACATGTCTGAGGCCAGCGACGGCGGCGAGTTCTTCATCTTCATTGGGGACAAAGCGTCTTGGGGCAAAGGCATTGGCACCGAGGTGACCAAGCAGATGATTGAGAAAGGCTTCACAGAACAAGACCTGCATTGGATTATACTGGTGGTGTCCAAGTCCAATGAAGGCGGCGTAAAAGCCTACCAGCGTGCAGGCTTCACCATAGAGACTATGTTCAGACAACGGTCCATGGAAGACGGCAAATTGCATGATACGTTCCTCATGTCCATTAGAAGAGAAGAGCAGGAGGCCGCCTAA
- a CDS encoding deoxyguanosinetriphosphate triphosphohydrolase codes for MPTMTWERLISMERSDTPANSPAPDSSVRGDFQRDYDRIVFSSAFRRLQNKTQVMPMPESDFVHNRLTHSLEASCVGRSLGRTVGKVILERHPDLPQTHKNLSDADFGDMVAAACLAHDIGNPPFGHSGEDAISAYFRSDEAKPFLLSLSEAQKADLQNFEGNAAGFRILTHTHPGQSSGTCGMRLTYSTLATFTKYPRPSDQVVKGTQRTSEKKYGFFQAEQAQFSKIATKLGMLPAGSNAFHRHPLAFLVEAADDICYRIIDFEDGCKLGLIPFDQAEELLQPLLNRDPNRKSSVEFHDQHEQLGFWRAIIISNLIKECADIFLAHEEEILSGTYDQPIINEVKQKAALDQIKKVSIDRIYRNRPVLEIEAAGFEVLGGLLDAFLKTVFHPSASRHKKYLDLIPNQYLARDRQIVTDAYERILNITDFISGLTDSAAISLYRKIKGIELPKMY; via the coding sequence ATGCCTACAATGACTTGGGAGCGCCTTATCTCCATGGAGCGCTCAGATACGCCTGCCAATTCTCCTGCCCCAGACAGCTCCGTGCGCGGTGACTTTCAGCGGGACTATGACCGTATTGTGTTTTCCTCGGCGTTCAGGCGCTTGCAGAACAAGACGCAGGTCATGCCCATGCCCGAAAGTGATTTTGTCCACAACCGCCTCACGCACAGTTTAGAGGCGTCTTGCGTGGGTCGCTCATTGGGCAGAACCGTGGGCAAAGTCATCCTAGAAAGGCATCCAGACCTTCCGCAAACACATAAGAACCTGTCAGACGCCGACTTTGGGGATATGGTGGCGGCTGCCTGTCTGGCGCATGACATCGGGAACCCACCCTTCGGGCATTCTGGCGAGGACGCCATTTCTGCTTACTTTAGAAGTGATGAAGCCAAGCCGTTTTTGTTGTCTTTGTCTGAGGCCCAGAAAGCCGATCTGCAGAACTTTGAGGGCAATGCCGCAGGGTTCAGGATACTCACGCACACGCATCCCGGCCAGAGCTCGGGTACCTGCGGCATGCGCTTGACCTACAGCACCCTGGCCACCTTCACCAAATACCCAAGGCCTTCTGACCAGGTGGTGAAGGGCACCCAACGCACCAGTGAGAAGAAGTATGGCTTTTTTCAGGCGGAGCAAGCTCAGTTCTCCAAAATAGCGACCAAGCTGGGCATGCTCCCGGCGGGCAGCAACGCCTTCCACCGCCACCCGCTGGCGTTCTTGGTAGAAGCCGCTGATGACATCTGTTACCGCATCATTGACTTTGAAGATGGCTGCAAGCTAGGGTTGATTCCGTTTGACCAGGCAGAGGAGTTGTTGCAACCTTTGCTCAACCGCGACCCAAACAGAAAGTCTAGCGTGGAGTTTCATGACCAGCATGAACAACTGGGCTTTTGGCGCGCCATCATCATCAGTAACCTCATAAAAGAATGCGCTGATATTTTCTTGGCCCATGAAGAGGAGATTCTGTCCGGCACCTATGACCAACCGATCATCAATGAGGTGAAGCAGAAGGCCGCGCTGGACCAAATTAAGAAGGTGTCTATTGATAGAATCTACCGCAACCGCCCGGTACTGGAAATTGAAGCTGCTGGGTTTGAAGTGTTAGGTGGGTTGCTAGACGCGTTCTTAAAAACGGTATTTCATCCCTCAGCGAGCCGCCATAAAAAGTACCTGGACCTCATCCCCAACCAATACCTGGCGCGCGACCGGCAGATTGTGACAGACGCCTATGAGCGCATCCTCAACATCACTGACTTCATTTCTGGCCTCACAGACAGCGCCGCCATTAGCTTGTATAGAAAGATTAAAGGGATTGAACTGCCTAAGATGTATTAA
- a CDS encoding IPT/TIG domain-containing protein, whose protein sequence is MKYISSPVASENAGVKRLFLFVGLWLFSFSQTWAQVDNASLVPLSLEERMNAADLVLEGKVIARKSFWDTRHENIYTVNQVEVYKVFKGTASPTTVEVITEGGRVGLNMHVYSATLQLQTQQQGVFFLQSASGKNSSKQYKVFGSMQGFIKYKVANKSAQDPFARYASIEQELYPALTKLRGASLRVLRTNPALDSTIKTPERTQELRRAIPQISDFTPKSLRAGTSDILTITGINFGATRGTGYVEFPDADDGGKSFIKPLDTDYISWSNTQIKVKVPTYGIDGGTAGTGKFRVVNSDPATATAATDLLIIFAYSNVGYDDDERNLPLKSYGPEHINQNGRGGYTFRFGASFEANKPALYAFKRSMNEWSCATLINWDTQAGANISRTADDNINSVRFSNTSELPANVLGRTISRYSGCIIGQDVNFWVEEIDMEFAPNFVWQYGPDQPTNVQYDFESVTLHELGHAHQLSHLILPKAVMHYAVGRGQISRTLNAENDIAGGKYVMAQNASPQFCEEPIMIPKQQSACAIPVETVILMGTYQSNNTVLLRWEIENEQNVVTYVVERSEDGINYIEIGQVPAASRGTYEFIDQNPLPTLTYYRLRILKNNNTTELSEVAQVAGPEFTNLISPNPGGSEVFLNFNTPQKDVVTLEFFDTIGRFYGAISVDVLPEVKRYGVQLPDLVTGYYIIRWRTASQSGTFRFYKIQ, encoded by the coding sequence ATGAAATACATTTCCTCTCCTGTTGCCTCGGAGAACGCCGGGGTTAAAAGACTCTTCCTATTTGTTGGTTTGTGGCTCTTTTCCTTTTCCCAAACGTGGGCGCAAGTAGACAACGCCTCTTTAGTGCCGCTCTCTTTGGAGGAACGCATGAACGCCGCTGATCTGGTCTTGGAAGGAAAGGTCATTGCCCGGAAATCTTTCTGGGATACCCGCCATGAGAATATCTATACCGTCAACCAGGTAGAAGTCTACAAGGTCTTTAAAGGAACTGCTTCGCCCACCACGGTAGAGGTCATCACCGAAGGCGGCCGCGTAGGCCTGAACATGCACGTGTACTCTGCCACGCTGCAACTGCAGACCCAGCAGCAAGGGGTCTTCTTTCTACAAAGCGCTAGCGGCAAAAACTCATCTAAACAGTACAAGGTCTTTGGCTCTATGCAGGGTTTCATCAAGTACAAGGTGGCCAACAAATCTGCGCAAGATCCCTTTGCCCGTTACGCTTCCATTGAACAGGAACTCTACCCGGCCCTCACCAAATTAAGAGGCGCCTCTTTGCGAGTGCTGCGCACCAACCCAGCCTTAGATAGCACCATCAAAACCCCAGAAAGAACCCAGGAACTGCGCCGGGCCATTCCGCAGATTTCAGACTTCACCCCTAAGAGTTTGCGTGCTGGTACTAGTGACATCTTAACCATCACGGGTATCAACTTTGGCGCTACGCGTGGTACGGGCTACGTGGAGTTCCCAGACGCTGACGATGGCGGAAAGAGTTTCATTAAGCCTTTGGACACAGACTACATCAGCTGGAGCAATACCCAGATAAAAGTAAAGGTGCCCACCTACGGCATTGACGGGGGCACAGCGGGCACCGGAAAGTTTAGAGTGGTGAACAGTGACCCCGCCACGGCCACGGCCGCTACAGACCTCTTAATTATCTTTGCCTACTCCAACGTGGGCTATGACGATGATGAGCGCAACCTGCCCTTAAAAAGCTATGGCCCTGAACATATCAACCAAAATGGCCGAGGTGGTTACACGTTTAGATTTGGGGCGAGTTTTGAAGCCAACAAGCCTGCACTGTACGCCTTTAAGCGCTCTATGAACGAATGGTCCTGCGCCACCCTCATTAACTGGGACACGCAGGCGGGCGCCAACATTTCCAGAACGGCAGATGACAACATCAACTCGGTGCGGTTCTCTAACACTTCAGAATTGCCAGCCAACGTGTTGGGTAGAACCATCAGTCGTTACTCGGGTTGTATCATTGGGCAGGATGTGAACTTCTGGGTAGAGGAGATTGACATGGAGTTTGCGCCCAACTTTGTCTGGCAGTACGGCCCAGACCAGCCCACCAATGTGCAGTATGACTTTGAGTCGGTGACGTTGCATGAGTTGGGCCACGCTCATCAATTGAGCCACTTGATCCTGCCCAAGGCCGTGATGCACTATGCCGTAGGCCGCGGGCAGATCTCCAGAACCTTAAACGCCGAAAACGACATTGCCGGCGGTAAATACGTGATGGCTCAGAATGCCTCGCCGCAGTTCTGTGAGGAGCCCATCATGATCCCTAAGCAACAGAGTGCCTGCGCCATTCCGGTAGAGACGGTCATCTTAATGGGTACCTACCAGTCCAACAACACGGTCTTGCTGCGCTGGGAGATTGAGAATGAGCAGAACGTGGTCACCTACGTGGTAGAGCGTAGCGAAGACGGCATTAACTACATAGAGATTGGCCAGGTACCAGCCGCCAGCCGCGGCACCTATGAGTTCATAGACCAGAATCCCTTGCCTACCTTGACGTATTACCGTCTGCGCATTCTTAAAAACAACAACACCACAGAGCTGTCTGAGGTAGCCCAGGTGGCCGGTCCAGAGTTTACCAATTTGATTTCGCCTAACCCCGGCGGCAGCGAGGTCTTCCTCAACTTCAACACTCCCCAGAAGGATGTAGTGACCTTAGAGTTCTTTGACACTATAGGCCGGTTCTATGGAGCAATTTCTGTAGACGTTCTGCCCGAGGTGAAGCGCTACGGCGTACAGCTGCCAGACCTGGTGACGGGGTATTACATCATCAGATGGCGGACCGCCAGCCAGAGTGGTACCTTCAGGTTCTATAAGATTCAATAA
- a CDS encoding YciI family protein, with amino-acid sequence MNRILYTCLLVLACLFNAQAQTKPAKAKKAQAKQAAVKPSDAKPEQAATPAKGADAKPNEAKEPADGEMKTYYMAILKKGPNRSHDALTAARIQDEHMAHINKMAADGKLTMAGPFMDDGEMRGIFIFNVKTMEEAKALTEADPAVKAGRLVMELHPWYSMKGAKLQ; translated from the coding sequence ATGAACAGAATTCTTTACACCTGCCTCTTGGTACTGGCCTGCCTTTTCAACGCACAGGCCCAGACCAAACCCGCCAAAGCCAAAAAAGCACAGGCCAAGCAAGCGGCGGTAAAGCCATCAGATGCGAAGCCCGAGCAAGCTGCCACTCCGGCTAAAGGAGCTGATGCCAAACCCAATGAGGCAAAAGAGCCCGCGGACGGCGAGATGAAAACCTATTACATGGCCATTTTGAAGAAAGGACCTAACCGCAGCCATGACGCCTTAACCGCCGCCCGCATCCAGGACGAGCACATGGCCCACATCAACAAGATGGCCGCCGACGGTAAGCTGACCATGGCCGGCCCCTTTATGGATGATGGTGAGATGCGCGGCATCTTCATCTTCAATGTGAAGACCATGGAAGAAGCCAAAGCCCTGACAGAGGCAGACCCCGCCGTAAAAGCCGGAAGACTGGTCATGGAGTTGCACCCATGGTACAGCATGAAAGGCGCTAAACTGCAGTAA
- a CDS encoding prolyl oligopeptidase family protein — MKTSSTFLLASALALGVSCQSNKPASGASTAPEAVATPVPTLDSLPMYPQTKKITHTDTYHGTQVPDPYRWLEADTAQDVAEWVKAQNQVTFDYLEKIPFRNQIKERLTKLWNYPKYGAPFREGDYYYFYKNDGLQNQAVLYRMKGLDGTPELFLDPNKLSTDGTTSLGSLAFSKDARYAVYTTSTGGSDWRDGYVLDVATGKKLMDELHWIKFSGTSWHQDGFFYSRYAEPKQGSKMANKNEYHQVYYHKVGTPQSQDKLIWEAKQHPLRLLFAGTTEDEKYLILTASEGTSNNSLYVKDLSKASNPIVPLVESFGKEYGVVENIGDKLIVLTNQDAPKYKLIEIDLSRPQKANWKTLVPETDNVLNSAALVGGKLVLNYMKDAATLVRVHDTAGKWLHDVKLPTLGTASGFSGKKADKTVFYTFTSFTYPSAIYQYDVASNASTLYKKAEIDVNMDAYETRQVFYPSKDGTKIPMFITHKKGLKLDGNNPTYLYAYGGFNASMTPYFSVSNMLWLENGGVLAIANIRGGGEYGEDWHKAGMTPNKQNVFDDFIAAAEHLIAQKYTSSQKLAIAGGSNGGLLIGAVVNQRPELFKVALPAVGVMDMLRFHKFTIGWAWVPEYGSSDDAKQFQNLMAFSPIHNLKDGVNYPATLVTTADHDDRVVPAHSFKYIATLQEEGAGFNPYLIRVDVKAGHGAGKSTTAQIAEAADVWSFVYENMGVNPYQK; from the coding sequence ATGAAGACCTCGTCTACTTTCCTGTTGGCCAGCGCCCTTGCGTTAGGGGTGAGCTGCCAAAGCAATAAACCCGCGTCAGGTGCCTCTACCGCTCCAGAAGCAGTAGCCACCCCAGTGCCCACGTTAGACTCCTTGCCCATGTACCCCCAGACTAAAAAAATCACCCATACTGACACCTACCACGGCACCCAGGTCCCAGACCCCTACCGCTGGCTGGAGGCAGACACGGCCCAGGACGTAGCCGAATGGGTGAAAGCCCAGAACCAGGTCACGTTTGACTACCTGGAGAAGATTCCGTTCAGAAACCAAATCAAGGAACGCCTCACCAAGCTCTGGAACTACCCCAAATACGGCGCGCCTTTCAGAGAAGGAGACTACTACTACTTCTACAAAAACGACGGGCTCCAGAACCAGGCCGTGCTCTACCGCATGAAAGGCCTGGACGGTACACCAGAACTGTTCCTGGACCCCAACAAGCTCTCCACGGACGGTACTACTTCTCTAGGGAGTCTGGCCTTCAGCAAGGATGCTAGGTACGCGGTCTACACCACCTCTACCGGCGGCTCTGACTGGCGAGATGGCTATGTATTGGACGTGGCCACGGGCAAGAAACTGATGGATGAACTGCACTGGATTAAGTTCTCGGGCACCAGCTGGCACCAGGACGGTTTCTTCTACAGCCGGTACGCAGAGCCCAAACAAGGCTCCAAGATGGCGAACAAGAACGAGTACCACCAGGTCTACTACCACAAAGTAGGCACCCCGCAAAGCCAGGATAAACTCATCTGGGAAGCTAAACAACATCCCTTGCGCCTCTTGTTTGCGGGCACAACCGAGGATGAGAAATACCTGATTTTAACCGCCTCTGAAGGCACCAGCAACAACTCCTTGTATGTAAAGGATTTGAGCAAAGCCAGCAACCCGATTGTGCCCTTGGTAGAGAGTTTCGGCAAAGAATACGGCGTGGTAGAGAACATAGGCGACAAGCTAATTGTCCTCACCAACCAGGACGCGCCCAAGTACAAGCTTATTGAGATTGACCTGAGCCGTCCGCAGAAAGCCAACTGGAAAACGCTGGTCCCAGAAACCGACAACGTGCTCAACTCGGCGGCGTTGGTGGGCGGCAAATTGGTGCTAAACTACATGAAGGACGCGGCCACGCTGGTGCGTGTGCATGACACCGCCGGCAAATGGCTCCATGACGTCAAGCTCCCAACTTTGGGCACGGCCAGTGGCTTCAGTGGCAAGAAAGCCGACAAGACCGTCTTCTACACCTTCACCTCGTTCACGTATCCCAGTGCCATCTACCAGTATGACGTGGCCAGCAACGCCTCCACACTCTACAAGAAAGCCGAGATAGACGTGAACATGGATGCCTATGAAACCAGGCAGGTCTTCTACCCCAGCAAGGACGGCACCAAGATTCCTATGTTCATCACGCACAAAAAAGGCCTGAAACTGGATGGCAACAATCCCACCTACCTGTATGCCTACGGCGGCTTCAACGCGTCAATGACACCTTACTTTAGCGTGAGTAACATGCTGTGGCTGGAGAACGGCGGCGTGCTGGCCATTGCCAATATTAGGGGCGGCGGCGAGTACGGCGAGGACTGGCACAAAGCGGGCATGACACCTAACAAGCAGAACGTGTTTGACGACTTTATTGCCGCCGCTGAGCACTTGATTGCCCAGAAATACACCTCCTCCCAGAAGCTGGCCATTGCCGGTGGCTCTAACGGGGGCTTGCTCATCGGCGCCGTGGTTAACCAGCGCCCCGAACTCTTCAAAGTGGCCTTGCCCGCCGTGGGCGTGATGGACATGCTGCGCTTCCACAAATTTACCATTGGCTGGGCTTGGGTGCCGGAGTACGGCTCCTCAGATGACGCGAAGCAGTTCCAGAACCTGATGGCCTTCTCGCCTATCCACAACCTTAAAGACGGCGTGAACTATCCGGCCACCCTGGTCACCACCGCTGACCATGACGACCGCGTGGTGCCGGCGCACTCGTTCAAGTACATCGCCACTTTGCAGGAGGAAGGCGCCGGCTTCAACCCCTATTTGATACGGGTAGACGTGAAAGCGGGCCACGGCGCGGGCAAATCCACCACCGCTCAAATTGCCGAGGCCGCGGATGTCTGGTCTTTTGTCTATGAGAACATGGGCGTGAACCCGTACCAGAAGTAA
- a CDS encoding GNAT family N-acetyltransferase — MSLTVSIRKGTPTDLAAVHALIVELAVYEKAPNEVTNTLEDMQRDGFGEQPIFEFYVADSEEEGIVGIALYYTAYSTWKGKMLFLEDIVVTERHRRKGIGRLLFTAVVEAAKAGKYKRMKWQVLDWNEPAINFYRSIGANLDGEWINCNLSEEQLLQH; from the coding sequence ATGAGCCTTACCGTCTCCATTAGAAAAGGAACGCCCACTGACCTGGCCGCTGTGCACGCACTAATTGTAGAACTGGCCGTCTATGAGAAAGCGCCCAATGAGGTAACCAACACCTTGGAAGACATGCAACGGGACGGTTTCGGGGAGCAGCCCATCTTTGAGTTCTATGTAGCCGATTCTGAAGAGGAGGGTATTGTAGGCATTGCCTTGTATTACACCGCCTACTCCACCTGGAAAGGCAAGATGCTCTTTCTGGAAGACATTGTGGTGACGGAGCGCCACCGCCGGAAGGGCATTGGCCGGTTGTTGTTCACCGCGGTGGTAGAGGCCGCCAAGGCCGGCAAGTACAAGCGCATGAAATGGCAGGTACTGGATTGGAACGAGCCCGCCATCAACTTCTACCGCAGCATTGGCGCCAACCTGGACGGCGAATGGATTAACTGCAACCTCTCAGAGGAACAACTGTTACAGCACTAA
- a CDS encoding DUF4286 family protein — protein sequence MILFNETVSIENAVAEEWLQWMQETHVPEVMATTFFIKFQIAKVMEDEDNGGTTYAVQYYARHMDDLLEYHHDHDKTMQGKMQAKFPGKYAAFRTVLEVVA from the coding sequence ATGATTCTTTTCAACGAGACCGTGAGTATTGAGAATGCTGTAGCCGAAGAGTGGTTACAGTGGATGCAGGAGACGCATGTACCCGAGGTTATGGCCACCACGTTTTTCATAAAATTCCAGATTGCCAAAGTGATGGAAGACGAAGACAACGGCGGCACTACCTACGCCGTGCAGTACTATGCCCGCCACATGGATGACCTATTGGAATACCACCACGACCATGACAAAACCATGCAGGGCAAAATGCAGGCGAAGTTCCCCGGCAAGTACGCCGCCTTCAGGACGGTGCTGGAAGTAGTGGCCTAG